The stretch of DNA TTTGCTTGGGAAATTATTAACACAAGTTAAATTAAAGCTCATTTCTTCAAGTGTGAATATGGTGATTTGCtccaatacttttttttttttttttttttttttcagaaagtgAATGGTTAAGTTTAGGTCAGTAATTTTACCTTCAGTTCGATGAATCAAATCTGTCAGTCATGTTGAACGTGTGTTTTGTAATACTGCACACTCATGCATGGGCTAAACCGAGCTCTATAAGTACATGATTATATTAACTTTAATGGAGGAGGTCAGGGTGAACCAGCCACTGAGCACAGAGAACACAACAGTCTTTGACCAAAACAGTCCGAGATGCTTGTGGTCCGAGGTACAACTCTTTGCAAagaggcattaaaaaaaaaaaaaaaaaaaaaaaattgggctcAAGTATGGTAatgtcctttttaaaaaaaacaaaaaaaaacaaaaacgctATGCTTTCACATCATGTGTCCTGTAGTGATGCAAAAGCAGCTGCTGCAAGAAAAGTCAAAGTAGAAGTTAAGTAATTGGTAACGTGAGGAGATGGTGGATGCAACAGAACTAAGCTAATTCATTGAGCTCCTTCATGAATATTAAGTAAAAAATACAGTAAACTGACAGAAGAATGTCACCTcaggtatttttcttttcatcaacATTAATGTGCTAACTGCAGCACTCAGACAGGAACAACAACTAGAGCTAACAAACTCCCACCTTCCCGCCAAACCTGCCTGTCGAAGGTAAGATTGCAGCGGCTCCACTGGGATGTGGGAAGGTGTGCCTCGATTAAACTGGAGAGGCAGATGAACAACACGAGAAAGTCTTCCTTCCCAGCTTGACCAGAAGCATCCAAACTTTCAGCACATAATAAAAAACAACCAGCTTCACCTGGATCTTAATGCCAGATGCATATGACAGGAACTCTGTAAATGGTCAGAGAGCAGCTGCAGCCTTATAAAATGGAGTTATGAATCCAGGACGTTACTGTAGAGGTCAGAACACAACTTCATTTCTGGTATGGCACTGCAGAAGTGGTCATCTAATATTTCACAGCTGTCAAAGCAGTTGAGGCAGTAACTTGCAGTCAATTAATGCGTGAGTTGCTGTATCAAGGTAGGGACTCCACCGGGAACTGGCCGTCCATGGCCATGCTTGGGAGCTTCTCGAGCTGCTCTGCCCTCTGCTGCATCAGTTCAAGGCCGAACTGTATTCCCAGTCCTGGCATTTGTAGCTGTGCCAGAGCCTGCTGCTGGAGCTCAATTCTACCACCACCTTGTAATTCTAAACCCTTAGCAGCAGTAACATCGATGGCCTCAGTATTCCGTCTTAATAACTCTTCTCCAACATCTCCACCCTGCGGTTTGTCCATGTCCTCCGTCTCCACTGAGCTGCTGTCAGGAGGCGTGTCCTCGCAGGTCATGGGAGAGAAAAGTTTCTGGTGACTGGTTTCAGGTGCAGATGTGTCACCAAGGGTGCAGGTGGTGCAGTGGTAGAGATGAGCGCAGGGCTGGACCAAGTTAGGCGGGACGACTGCAGGGGTTGGCAGGGACTGAAGAACTGGGGTGGAGGCAAAGTGTGTTCCTGGTGGATCAATGCATATAGTGGGAACAGTGCAGTGGCGGGAGGGGTTAAAGCGGTGGGAACGACCTCCTGCTGGACGGTCATAGCGCCTTCCTTGTGGCAGACGCATGCAGTCTTTACAGGACTGATAGGAGGGCTTCACTTTTAAAGGGTTTCCTGTACTAGTACTGTCCTAAACAGATCAAAATTGGAACAGATACAGTGCACAGTCAGTGGCATACAGAATCTTTAAAACTGGATCAAAAACATTGCATTATAGTTTTAGAACATGTGAATTTACCATTTTATCAAGTGATATTTTCTTAACTCACGTCAAAAGCTGCAGGACAGCTGCGCTTGGCAGCTAGGCGGTTGCTGTTGTTGGTGTTCAGGTTGGCTAAGCCCAACCGGCTCTCCTCACTCCTCTCAGCTTCCTCCCCTGCCATCCTCCCATCTGAATTTCCAGGTGTTTGAGCCAAGGCTGCCATCTCAGCTTCCTCTTTCTTGgcttcctcttcatcctcttccTCCAAAGTACTGAACTCCAACCTCAGTCTCATGTCCTCTAGGGGATCGAGACGCCCACAGGTCTGGGCTGCGGTGCCTTCACCGGGCAGGGTTAAGTGGGCCATGGGGAAACCCTCATCCTCCAGCAGGGCATCTCTTTCCACATCTTCAATCTCAATGAAAACTCTCTCCATTCCGAGCAGAGGGGGTCCCCGCACCGGGGTGGAGGGCTCACTGTCAAGAGCAGAGTCTGATAAACGTCTGAAGTAATAGTTGTAGTTTAGGGAGTCCAGGGGTTCCATCTCCAGACCCATACCCCTGCAGGGAGACGCCTCGCAGCCTCCCCAGGCTTCCTCCTCTCTGAGCACTGGCGTCTCTTCTCCGCCTGTGCAGTGGCCGGATGCTTCATCCGAACCCTCCTCATCAGTGCCAGGCCTCCACAGCTTGTTGTGACGCTGTttactgtgaatacaaaatataCCTTGATGTGCAAACTGACAAATAATCAGAGAACTCCACAAAGCACAATGACTCATTAGTTAACACTAGCGAcgttaaaaaaaagctttgacaTTTCAAGATTTTGGTCAAACCACCCCAAAATGATAAAAACACCTTGATGACACCTTGAACGTGACACTGAATCTGCTTACCTAGCATCCAGGATTCCTTCGTATTCTGCTAGCTGTCTCATAAAACCAGTGTTTGGCTGAGCTATGCTCCGTTTCTGCTTGACAAAGTTGTAAGATTTTTCCAGGGACCAGCCGTACTCCTTCATTGCATAAGCAATAACTGTAGAAGCAGACCGGCTGACCCCCATCTTACAGTGCACCAGGCACTTGGAATTATTCTTCCTATTGGAAAAAGAGATGAAAGAAGCTCATAATAGTGTGGTGGGTGGTGATATCACAGAGACTGTGATGACTAAAACCCCACATTTAAAGTGATATTCATTCATTTGTAATCTGTATTCTGTCCAATAATGCCTCAAAAGCGCAACATCACGGATGGTTTGCATGAGCGGAGTCTCACCTGGCTTTGACGATGAAGTTGTAGGTGTCATTCCAGTGGGCGAGCAGGTCAGTTGCCTCCTCATCGTACACACGGACGTTGTGATAGGAGAACATCCCAGGGAAGAAGTTGTCAATCTCTCTGGTAACATTCAGAATGTAACCGACTCTGCAACCAACACAAATAAAGCATCAGTCTTTGCTTCACTGCTTAGTATTACTGTTGCATTAGACATGGGAAATTCGTCTCAATTGCTGCATCACCTGAAAGCCTTGCAGAGACAtgcatctacctttttgagcAGGTCTTTGTGCTTTAACTGCCAAAGACTAAATTATAAAACTGAAACATATTATTGAATGTACTGGGCACTATTGATACAGAACTACTTTAGCGTTTACATGTAACCAATCCAAcgattaaagctgccgtcggcaggttttcaaaattccgagtctaaagtcggaaaattcgaactgatacaactttcaggtccctccctctctgtggacgagtttgtgcacgtgagttcacaccagtgtgcgcgcacacaagctgggggcagactcacgctcagcatggaagacgtggttggtgactgttctgctcagattatgactaaaaaaaaaagttgcagatgGCAGCTTTAAGCTTGGATTAATCTAATGTGTTATTGGAGTACCATGAAAATGTTATATTAGTTGTATCAATCCAAATCCAAGTAATTAAACCAAAGATAATGCACGCATGCCATACTTATTCAATACTGTGAAGCAATTATTTAGGATTTATGCAATAAAAATTGAGTGCTAAAGTTGAGATATGAGCTCACCCGCAGTCACGAAGTTCCTCGAGGTTGGAAGCGTTCCACTCAGAGCCCTAAAGCAGAATCAAGGCAGAAACTTATTCAAAATATCTATCTGAATGTATTTTTACCGCAACTTCCTCTTCTTCAGGGTCACAGGGAGGTGGAGTCTATGCTAAGTGGCACTGGGCAAGTGGGCGAGAGGTGGGACACACCCAGTTCAGTAATCTTTCAAACCTACGTCTACGACTACCAACAATCTAGAATTTCAAAGGACCCGAACAATTTACACCTTTGATTGAGCACCTTGAATACACCACATAGTTTCCATagatatagaaaaaaaaaaagttgggatggtatggaaaaatgccaaagaaaaaaatggaagcccAAACCCAacatatttcatgttttctctCGTCCACctcattttatttgttaataCACATCCAATTTTGCACGTCAGGTCTGCAACAACAAAGTAGATGAAACAGAGACAATTTTGGGTCAAGTAAGAAGGtaaaaataatattaaataTGTTATTTCAAATATTAATGATGTCGTTTAAAGGAAGCAATGTCAACAAGTATATATAATACATTATTTAGTATATTTCTGTCTTAGAGGAGAAAAGATGATCTTCAGCTTGTAAACAAATGTTTGAGAGAATTATTAAACTTTCTTCATTTAATGTTTGGAAAGCATCTGAATATTTCTCCCTCTCCAGTGcatattataaaaaaataaaataaaagaagtaGAAACATGTATTCTGGTCAAAGCAATCAATATTCCACATaactttttgggttttttggaGGAAATGGAAGCTGTGTCCATAAGTcaggctctgtgatggtatCAGTGCTCTTAGCAAAGCTCATTCACATGCCAGTGATGGCAGCACTAATGCAAAAAAAGTGATGCCTTCATGATGAAACCTTTTCCAGACACATTTTTCAACAAAACGATGcaaaaccacattctgcacacattaCAAGGGCATGGCTGAAGAAAAAGAGGGAGACTGGTCTGCCCGCAGTCCTGATCTAAGATGCGTTTGTGGAAAGAACGGGACAAAATAACACTTGAAAAACTTCATAGCTTGGTATCTTCAGTGCCAAACCTTACTGTATGTGCAGTGAGAAGGAGTGGCAACGTTACAAAGTggtaaaagcttttttttttttttgtccaagcTGTTTTTTGGAATGTGTTGCAGGCTTGAAATGCAAAAAAACTCAAGTATATGACcaaattaaacttaaagttTACGAGACAACATGATCTCTCTCGATTTCGTGTTCATCGCAGCTTTTTTCTGATTTGGAGTCGTTACCATTGTTTTGGTTCGATTGCACCACAGAAGCCGTAAAAACAGCAAATGAGAAAGCAACTCACCAAATAAACGTGGTCAAAGATAAGCGTGGGCTTATCCATCTGACCCAGGATCAAAAGCATCTCATTGTCTATGAACTCCTTGTATTCTTTGAGGTTACAGCTCATGTGCTTCTCCAGCTCGTTACGGATCTGAGGGAGAACAATTAACACATTTGTCACAGTGAGTTAAAAATGTAGTAGTACTGTCGTTCTAAACCCAAGTGATAATGTTCTCTTTTTATCAGTGCATAATGGACACAGCTAATTTCTACATTTCACGAGTGTGtcttatttcagttttttttctttttaataaaaatTGTGTTGAGTTGTTGATGTGTAACATACCTCCTTTGAGGTGATGTTCTCCAGGTCCTGAAACATCATGATGTTGCGAAGTTTGGCTTTAATGAGACACTCGGTTCTCTCTCGCTCAGTCGGCCTGCAAAAAGTGAGTCAGTACGTCGGTGCTATTTTCTGAATGCAAATTAACATAACGGTGAAATGAGTTTCCATAAATGACGACAAAGGGCAGAGACAACAGCTGCTGTCCTGACTGATGAGACGGACAGGCCAGGCATGTCACATCTAAGCTCCGCTGGTCAGTTTGGTCATATGACACAATGAGATTTGAAATCAGATGGAAAGTCCTTGTTCATATCATCTTCCAAAACTAGAAAATAACATACGCAGTTAGTACGGTAATACTAACCCGAGAAAATAGAGCTTATAGTATCTAACACTTCTGTTGGGGGTTTGTGGACTCTTACCGGTCGACGAACATGTTGGGAGAATCAGACCGGGTGGTCTCCAGATCAGTCATAGCATTCCACTCATTGATGGAGCTTTGCTCAGAGGTGATGCAGCTCTCATAGAAGGCCATCCAAGTGAGAGCAATCCCCCCTGGGAAGTAGTTGAACCGGCGAGATACCTCGCATGCCTTATGGAGGACCTGCAGGGCGGACCTGCGGAAATACAGCGAGTTTTGGTGGTCGAGAATTTGAACGGCAAAATGGACGTAACGAGAAGAAGCAAGGCGGATCagcaagaagaaaagaaaactctgTGGTAAGTCTAACGACTGACCAGCAGGTGGCGTGTGACTGCTAAACTACTCCATTTGGTCAAGAAGGTTAATCAAGGTGATGGCTGAGGTGAATTACAATAACACATTCCAGAGCAGTTTATGCTTTCACAAAAATGAATTGTGAGAAGATGTTCGACTGAACGCTGCTGAAATGTTTAACGGTCAGTTCTTTCTCCCACTTAAGCTAATCTGCTGGAAGTTTGtgagccagaaaaaaaaaaactaatgacTACGCTAACAATATACATGAATATgagtaaaagaagaaaaaaaagacatcggATTAAAGATAATCTTTCGATATTATTTCAAACAATAATATGACTTTTAATGGAACTGTGTGTATCCTTTTAAAGGGGCTACGGCAAGACAGGAAATACTCTTTGATTATTTGTGTATATTTGCTAAGAATAAAAAATCTATGTGGGACAAGACATAATCTTCCTTTTTGAGAAGCTTCTTTAGCTAATGAGCTAACCTCACATCTCAGTGAAGTTCCTTCACACCGCATCATGAGGCATAAGACTTATTCACGCtcgttaacaaaaaaaaataatacaaacacTTGCTGAAATGATTCTAACATCTGCGGCCTGAACCACAAAGAAGTGGTTGTTTTGATTTGACAACATTTATTCAGTGTTGATTCAATGTGTTATTATGAGAGCACACTTAACACAAACACTACCCCTGCTTATAAATTCAAAGAGTGTCTTACCACATGGCCTGCACAGATACAGGCTTGAAGACATGTGACCGCCCTGCTGTGTTCACACTGAAGCCTctggtgaggaagaagaggaggaagagaagaggGATCAGTTTGAGCCTGGATGGACGTGAAATTTTTGATGAGGAGATGTAAACACAGACTGGACGAAGCTTGTTCGTGAGACTATTCAGGGCACCAAACAGTGGAACATTCCTCAAACAGGCAGAGACAATGTTAACAGGTCAGCAAGAACTGTTCTCACACAGAGAAAATaaagagtgtaattcactgctCTGCCACAGGGTGGCAGACACGCCAACAATGCAGTCGGGTTTACTGTAAGGAGCCTTTTAAGGGCTCCAATCTCTTATGGGAATGTGCTTTAAACGGAAAGATATGTCAGCAATTTTGCACCTTGCATCTTTCATCAAATAAGTTCAGTTTAATTTACTACATACTTCCTGTCAGGACCCACTGAAACTTACCCATCTCCATCTAAATGTATGTTGGTATCACTCCACAGTGGCAGCACCATCCCAATAGAGCAATTTTTACTGGAGATTGAAAGAACATGATTTTAATAAATGGAATGATCTGGTTGAAAATATACAGAATGTCTTGCTGCAGATAGATTATACCTGTCCTTCTCTGTGAAGTCCATGCCTAGAACAATATTTTCCTCTGTGTCTTGATGGCCGTTGGTGTAGATGACAACCATGTAACGCACTCGATCCGACCATCCGCTCTCTAACCGCACAGCCTGTGGAACAAAAAGATTGTCtgcaatgaatgaataaagaaataaatcgcTGCATGACAACACAAAAAGTGAGTCCCAGTAAACCGGGTCACGGTAATGCAGTTACTTGAAGGATCTCATTCAGACGTGCTTCCAGACATTACTATACTCTGCTTTCCATACTAACAAGTCTGAAAAGGTGGCTCTCTCattgaaaaattatttttttatttcaaaagtagcaCGATCTGACACAAGATGCATCCACACCTGTGTCTGTCACACTTGTCTAATCGCCATGCTGACCCACAGGTTTATGTTTAtgcttatgtttatgtttatgtatttatccaaagtgacttacaggtAGCTTCTGATGTCATGTTAAAAACCCATGTTtgtataaaaacagatttggTGTAAGGGGGAAGGTCAGTACATATATGAAAACAGACTTGAGATAAGTTCTCGACACACCTCCTGTATACACAAGTTAGAACAGGAAAggtaaacaattaaaaacactCATGAAATCACAgaatgaataagaaaaaaagctaCTTCCTATTAAAAGGAGTGGACGTCTTGATACACTTGATCTGTACTATATGACAACTGTATTTCAGTGTGCATCTGTTCACTTGAAAGGCGTGGATTTATTTGCCAAAATACAACTAAAACAGTGACCATCACCATCATAGGCACGTCCTGGATTTAACCAAATGACCAAAGCACATCCCAATAACTAATAATTTGTTAGATTTGTTGAAAAAAGGCAGAGGCCAAAGGTGGTATTATTGCCATAACAGCTATCTGTAactttttattgaaaaaaaaaaaaaatgaatgaatgaaagaatgaaTCTGTTAAAGTGTGCTTGGCCAATAAATGAGGTCCACAGTATATGTATTATTAAACCACATTTAGATTTACACTGTGACTATGCCACAGAAAGAACAATTAAGCTCAATTATTTTTATGGCAATCGATGATTTCATGATCATCCCAGCTCCAGATGAATGAAATGTGAAGACGTGAATGTGTACAGTAACAACGAGGCAACACAGTCAAAGATCACACTATCTTTATACTGACCAACTTGATGCGATCTTCAGACCGGAGGATTTTAAACATGACCTGCAGGTGTTGGGGTAAATCACCTGGAAGTGAAACATCAACACTGATTAGATGACCGATTACAGACAGAATGACTGCACAGTGAGATGCATGGTCTACTATAGTTTCTTTTTTCTGACATACAGGTTATACAGTCcagtcccccccccctttttttttgttaaatcaaTCTATCCGACTTTGGGTTATGATCCCAGTCTGAATGTTGAACATTTGGCTGTTTTACACACATATCTTGTTTCAGAGAGGGGTTTTCCTGCCACACTGACCCCTGCCTGGATGAGAATTGCATAAAATACAGCAACTAAAAGAGCCAATATCAAGCCCAGAATTTGAACAAATATCAGAAGTTTTACTGGACACAAAAAGACAGAATTTCTTGACTTTTTTTATTCACGTAAAAGGAGCCCAAAACTAAATGTCAACGACAAACTGAGGATTTATCTTCGATTGTATATTCATTgtcaattttcttttcttttggaagATTACA from Odontesthes bonariensis isolate fOdoBon6 chromosome 22, fOdoBon6.hap1, whole genome shotgun sequence encodes:
- the ssh1b gene encoding protein phosphatase Slingshot homolog 1 isoform X1, translating into MALVTLQRSPTPSAASSANSSAGEDFGSDDDRKNNQSLSESFFMVKGAALFLQQGGSAQEPKTPTHHKHAGDLPQHLQVMFKILRSEDRIKLAVRLESGWSDRVRYMVVIYTNGHQDTEENIVLGMDFTEKDSKNCSIGMVLPLWSDTNIHLDGDGGFSVNTAGRSHVFKPVSVQAMWSALQVLHKACEVSRRFNYFPGGIALTWMAFYESCITSEQSSINEWNAMTDLETTRSDSPNMFVDRPTERERTECLIKAKLRNIMMFQDLENITSKEIRNELEKHMSCNLKEYKEFIDNEMLLILGQMDKPTLIFDHVYLGSEWNASNLEELRDCGVGYILNVTREIDNFFPGMFSYHNVRVYDEEATDLLAHWNDTYNFIVKARKNNSKCLVHCKMGVSRSASTVIAYAMKEYGWSLEKSYNFVKQKRSIAQPNTGFMRQLAEYEGILDASKQRHNKLWRPGTDEEGSDEASGHCTGGEETPVLREEEAWGGCEASPCRGMGLEMEPLDSLNYNYYFRRLSDSALDSEPSTPVRGPPLLGMERVFIEIEDVERDALLEDEGFPMAHLTLPGEGTAAQTCGRLDPLEDMRLRLEFSTLEEEDEEEAKKEEAEMAALAQTPGNSDGRMAGEEAERSEESRLGLANLNTNNSNRLAAKRSCPAAFDDSTSTGNPLKVKPSYQSCKDCMRLPQGRRYDRPAGGRSHRFNPSRHCTVPTICIDPPGTHFASTPVLQSLPTPAVVPPNLVQPCAHLYHCTTCTLGDTSAPETSHQKLFSPMTCEDTPPDSSSVETEDMDKPQGGDVGEELLRRNTEAIDVTAAKGLELQGGGRIELQQQALAQLQMPGLGIQFGLELMQQRAEQLEKLPSMAMDGQFPVESLP
- the ssh1b gene encoding protein phosphatase Slingshot homolog 1 isoform X2 gives rise to the protein MHLVVKPSHKAMYTVLPRFVEKAALTQTEICRILSESFFMVKGAALFLQQGGSAQEPKTPTHHKHAGDLPQHLQVMFKILRSEDRIKLAVRLESGWSDRVRYMVVIYTNGHQDTEENIVLGMDFTEKDSKNCSIGMVLPLWSDTNIHLDGDGGFSVNTAGRSHVFKPVSVQAMWSALQVLHKACEVSRRFNYFPGGIALTWMAFYESCITSEQSSINEWNAMTDLETTRSDSPNMFVDRPTERERTECLIKAKLRNIMMFQDLENITSKEIRNELEKHMSCNLKEYKEFIDNEMLLILGQMDKPTLIFDHVYLGSEWNASNLEELRDCGVGYILNVTREIDNFFPGMFSYHNVRVYDEEATDLLAHWNDTYNFIVKARKNNSKCLVHCKMGVSRSASTVIAYAMKEYGWSLEKSYNFVKQKRSIAQPNTGFMRQLAEYEGILDASKQRHNKLWRPGTDEEGSDEASGHCTGGEETPVLREEEAWGGCEASPCRGMGLEMEPLDSLNYNYYFRRLSDSALDSEPSTPVRGPPLLGMERVFIEIEDVERDALLEDEGFPMAHLTLPGEGTAAQTCGRLDPLEDMRLRLEFSTLEEEDEEEAKKEEAEMAALAQTPGNSDGRMAGEEAERSEESRLGLANLNTNNSNRLAAKRSCPAAFDDSTSTGNPLKVKPSYQSCKDCMRLPQGRRYDRPAGGRSHRFNPSRHCTVPTICIDPPGTHFASTPVLQSLPTPAVVPPNLVQPCAHLYHCTTCTLGDTSAPETSHQKLFSPMTCEDTPPDSSSVETEDMDKPQGGDVGEELLRRNTEAIDVTAAKGLELQGGGRIELQQQALAQLQMPGLGIQFGLELMQQRAEQLEKLPSMAMDGQFPVESLP